In one Nomascus leucogenys isolate Asia chromosome 13, Asia_NLE_v1, whole genome shotgun sequence genomic region, the following are encoded:
- the ID1 gene encoding DNA-binding protein inhibitor ID-1 yields the protein MKVASGSTAAAAAGPSCALKAGKTAGGAGEVVRCLSEQSVAISRCAGGAGARLPALLDEQQVNVLLYDMNGCYSRLKELVPTLPQNRKVSKVEILQHVIDYIRDLQLELNSESEVGTPGGRGLPVRAPLSTLNGEISPLTAEAACVPADDRILCR from the exons ATGAAAGTCGCCAGTGGCagcaccgccgccgccgccgcgggccCCAGCTGCGCGCTGAAGGCCGGCAAGACAGCGGGCGGCGCGGGCGAGGTGGTGCGCTGCCTGTCTGAGCAGAGCGTGGCCATCTCGCGCTGCGCCGGGGGCGCCGGGGCGcgcctgcctgccctgctggaCGAGCAGCAGGTGAACGTCCTGCTCTACGACATGAACGGCTGCTACTCACGCCTCAAGGAGCTGGTGCCCACCCTGCCCCAGAACCGCAAGGTGAGCAAGGTGGAGATTCTCCAGCACGTCATCGACTACATCAGGGACTTGCAGTTGGAGCTGAACTCGGAATCCGAAGTCGGGACCCCCGGGGGCCGAGGGCTGCCGGTCCGGGCTCCGCTCAGCACTCTCAACGGCGAGATCAGCCCCCTGACGGCCGAG GCGGCATGCGTTCCTGCGGACGATCGCATCTTGTGTCGCTGA